In one Perca fluviatilis chromosome 7, GENO_Pfluv_1.0, whole genome shotgun sequence genomic region, the following are encoded:
- the LOC120561862 gene encoding carcinoembryonic antigen-related cell adhesion molecule 1-like isoform X2, translating to MNYTILRSTILVFLSSGLCYGAGVLTVDLLSEVAGQSVTFTTSVKPTAEPFMALTWSFNGTTNVITSTSVDVVGPDYENRIILDKSTGSLVLRNLTEKDSGEYDLIIIPHGAGQIQGTAKLDVLTKVSKPTMACPTENLIEGKTSLNLTCDADSFKSRVWMKDGKPLVSGDGFSFHNGNRVLSISPVNRRDTGEFLCNVSNDFSFDTAKCNLEVYYGPDRPIIVQTPIGAELEESVVLSCFADSLPKATFLWTFKHMMMHGYVHYIHEMEEMDLGRYTCTAHNRITGLKASVFHNLHDSSTPISGSMSMFCTVLTMVALISV from the exons ATGAACTATACGATTCTTAGGTCAACCATACTTGTCTTCCTCTCCTCAG GTCTTTGCTATGGAGCCGGTGTGCTCACCGTCGACTTACTTAGTGAAGTAGCAGGGCAGAGTGTGACCTTCACAACATCTGTAAAACCGACAGCTGAACCATTTATGGCATTGACTTGGAGCTTCAATGGTACCACCAATGTAATAACTTCAACCAGTGTAGATGTAGTGGGACCAGACTATGAGAACAGGATCATCCTGGATAAATCTACTGGATCTTTGGTGCTTAGAAACCTGACTGAAAAGGACAGCGGAGAATATGACTTAATCATCATCCCACATGGAGCTGGGCAGATTCAAGGAACTGCTAAACTGGATGTGCTGA CCAAAGTGTCGAAACCCACTATGGCCTGCCCCACAGAAAACTTAATAGAAGGTAAAACCTCCCTGAACCTAACCTGCGATGCTGACAGCTTTAAGTCTAGAGTGTGGATGAAGGACGGAAAACCTCTGGTTTCTGGAGATGGATTCAGCTTTCACAATGGCAACAGAGTGTTGTCCATCAGCCCCGTGAACCGGAGAGACACTGGAGAGTTTCTTTGTAACGTTAGCAATGATTTCAGCTTTGACACGGCCAAATGCAACCTTGAAGTCTATT ATGGACCCGACAGACCAATAATCGTTCAGACACCAATAGGAGCAGAACTGGAAGAGAGTGTTGTTCTTAGCTGCTTTGCCGATTCCCTACCTAAGGCAACTTTCCTCTGGACGTTCAAACACATGATGATGCATGGGTATGTACACTACATTCATGAGATGGAAGAGATGGACCTGGGGAGGTACACCTGCACTGCCCATAACCGTATCACTGGTCTGAAAGCCTCTGTGTTCCACAACCTGCATG ACTCCTCCACTCCCATCAGTGGTTCTATGTCCATGTTTTGCACTGTCCTGACCATGGTGGCACTCATATCGGTCTAA
- the LOC120561862 gene encoding carcinoembryonic antigen-related cell adhesion molecule 1-like isoform X1 has protein sequence MNYTILRSTILVFLSSAGLCYGAGVLTVDLLSEVAGQSVTFTTSVKPTAEPFMALTWSFNGTTNVITSTSVDVVGPDYENRIILDKSTGSLVLRNLTEKDSGEYDLIIIPHGAGQIQGTAKLDVLTKVSKPTMACPTENLIEGKTSLNLTCDADSFKSRVWMKDGKPLVSGDGFSFHNGNRVLSISPVNRRDTGEFLCNVSNDFSFDTAKCNLEVYYGPDRPIIVQTPIGAELEESVVLSCFADSLPKATFLWTFKHMMMHGYVHYIHEMEEMDLGRYTCTAHNRITGLKASVFHNLHDSSTPISGSMSMFCTVLTMVALISV, from the exons ATGAACTATACGATTCTTAGGTCAACCATACTTGTCTTCCTCTCCTCAG CAGGTCTTTGCTATGGAGCCGGTGTGCTCACCGTCGACTTACTTAGTGAAGTAGCAGGGCAGAGTGTGACCTTCACAACATCTGTAAAACCGACAGCTGAACCATTTATGGCATTGACTTGGAGCTTCAATGGTACCACCAATGTAATAACTTCAACCAGTGTAGATGTAGTGGGACCAGACTATGAGAACAGGATCATCCTGGATAAATCTACTGGATCTTTGGTGCTTAGAAACCTGACTGAAAAGGACAGCGGAGAATATGACTTAATCATCATCCCACATGGAGCTGGGCAGATTCAAGGAACTGCTAAACTGGATGTGCTGA CCAAAGTGTCGAAACCCACTATGGCCTGCCCCACAGAAAACTTAATAGAAGGTAAAACCTCCCTGAACCTAACCTGCGATGCTGACAGCTTTAAGTCTAGAGTGTGGATGAAGGACGGAAAACCTCTGGTTTCTGGAGATGGATTCAGCTTTCACAATGGCAACAGAGTGTTGTCCATCAGCCCCGTGAACCGGAGAGACACTGGAGAGTTTCTTTGTAACGTTAGCAATGATTTCAGCTTTGACACGGCCAAATGCAACCTTGAAGTCTATT ATGGACCCGACAGACCAATAATCGTTCAGACACCAATAGGAGCAGAACTGGAAGAGAGTGTTGTTCTTAGCTGCTTTGCCGATTCCCTACCTAAGGCAACTTTCCTCTGGACGTTCAAACACATGATGATGCATGGGTATGTACACTACATTCATGAGATGGAAGAGATGGACCTGGGGAGGTACACCTGCACTGCCCATAACCGTATCACTGGTCTGAAAGCCTCTGTGTTCCACAACCTGCATG ACTCCTCCACTCCCATCAGTGGTTCTATGTCCATGTTTTGCACTGTCCTGACCATGGTGGCACTCATATCGGTCTAA